Proteins from one Microbacterium sp. Root553 genomic window:
- a CDS encoding glycine--tRNA ligase, producing MAEQSRLDKVIALARHRGFVFQTGEIYGGSRSAWDYGHLGTELKENIRRQWWQTFVRGRGDMVGLDSSVILPRRVWEASGHVATFSDQLVECLNCHRRFRADAVVEDAARRPDHTLDGALAVAPCPNCGTRGRYTEPASFSGLVKTHLGVVDDESGLHYLRPETAQGIFVNFSNVLTTSRKKPPFGIGQVGKAFRNEITPGNFIFRTREFEQMEVEFFTAPTDAQTWFAHWVEASWDWYLDLGLDPANLRRVDVPDGDRAHYSAATVDVEYRFGFAGREWGELMGVANRGDYDLARHSEASGQSLTYFDQATGDRYTPHVIEPSFGLTRSMLAFLVDAYREEEAPNAKGGTDVRTVLRLDPRLAPVKVAVLPLSRNERLSPLAREVADALRGSWAVDFDDAGAIGRRYRRQDEIGTPLCVTVDFDSLDDHEVTVRDRDSMAQERIPIDRLHDHLAALLRGA from the coding sequence GTGGCCGAACAGTCCCGCCTCGACAAGGTCATCGCCCTTGCTCGCCATCGCGGGTTCGTCTTCCAGACCGGTGAGATCTACGGCGGCTCCCGGTCGGCGTGGGATTACGGGCACCTCGGCACCGAGCTCAAGGAGAACATCCGCCGCCAGTGGTGGCAGACGTTCGTCCGTGGCCGCGGCGACATGGTGGGACTCGACTCGAGCGTCATCCTTCCTCGGCGGGTGTGGGAGGCCTCGGGCCACGTCGCGACCTTCAGCGACCAGCTCGTGGAGTGTCTGAACTGCCATCGCCGCTTCCGCGCCGATGCCGTCGTGGAAGACGCCGCCAGGCGCCCGGACCACACCCTCGACGGCGCTCTCGCGGTCGCCCCGTGCCCGAACTGCGGAACCCGCGGACGGTACACCGAGCCCGCATCCTTCTCGGGACTGGTGAAGACCCATCTCGGCGTCGTGGACGACGAGTCGGGCCTGCACTACCTGCGTCCGGAGACCGCGCAGGGCATCTTCGTCAACTTCTCGAACGTGCTCACCACCAGCCGCAAGAAGCCGCCGTTCGGGATCGGGCAGGTCGGCAAGGCGTTCCGCAACGAGATCACCCCCGGCAACTTCATCTTCCGCACCCGAGAGTTCGAGCAGATGGAGGTCGAGTTCTTCACGGCGCCGACCGACGCGCAGACGTGGTTCGCGCACTGGGTCGAGGCCAGCTGGGACTGGTATCTCGATCTCGGCCTCGACCCTGCCAACCTCCGCCGGGTCGACGTGCCCGACGGCGACCGCGCGCACTACTCGGCCGCCACGGTCGACGTCGAGTACCGCTTCGGATTCGCGGGCAGGGAGTGGGGCGAGCTCATGGGGGTGGCGAACCGCGGCGACTACGACCTCGCCCGTCACAGCGAGGCGTCGGGGCAGAGCCTGACGTACTTCGACCAGGCGACGGGCGACCGGTACACCCCGCACGTGATCGAGCCGTCGTTCGGGCTGACGCGCTCGATGCTGGCCTTCCTCGTCGACGCCTACCGCGAGGAGGAGGCGCCCAACGCCAAGGGCGGCACGGACGTGCGCACGGTGCTGCGGCTCGACCCGCGCCTCGCTCCCGTCAAGGTCGCGGTGCTGCCGCTGAGCCGGAACGAGCGGCTGTCGCCGCTGGCGCGCGAGGTGGCGGATGCGCTGCGGGGCTCCTGGGCCGTGGACTTCGACGATGCGGGGGCGATCGGCCGACGCTATCGACGCCAGGACGAGATCGGGACTCCGCTGTGCGTGACCGTCGACTTCGACTCGCTCGACGACCACGAGGTCACCGTGCGCGATCGCGACAGCATGGCGCAGGAACGCATCCCCATCGACCGCCTGCACGACCACCTCGCCGCGCTCCTGCGCGGCGCCTGA
- a CDS encoding HhH-GPD-type base excision DNA repair protein produces the protein MALHITGDSDADALLSDNPLALLVGMLLDQQVPMETAFAGPLKIEQRTGAADAVTIARMDPDEFLDAFKTTPAVHRFPGSMAARVQALCQELVDRWGGDASAIWTDGDPSGAEVLGRLKALPGFGEQKAKIFLALLGKQCGFTGDGWREAAGDYGVEGSFRSVADIVSPESLTKVREHKKAMKAAAKTK, from the coding sequence ATGGCCCTGCACATCACCGGCGACTCCGACGCCGACGCCCTGCTGTCCGACAACCCGCTCGCGCTGCTCGTCGGGATGCTGCTCGATCAGCAGGTGCCGATGGAGACGGCGTTCGCCGGTCCGCTCAAGATCGAACAGCGCACCGGGGCCGCGGATGCCGTCACGATCGCCCGGATGGACCCGGACGAGTTCCTCGACGCCTTCAAGACCACGCCCGCCGTGCACCGGTTCCCCGGGTCGATGGCGGCCCGTGTGCAGGCGCTCTGTCAGGAGCTCGTCGACCGGTGGGGCGGCGACGCGTCCGCGATCTGGACGGACGGCGATCCCTCGGGGGCCGAGGTGCTCGGACGCCTCAAGGCCCTGCCGGGCTTCGGGGAGCAGAAGGCCAAGATCTTCCTCGCGCTGCTGGGCAAGCAGTGCGGCTTCACCGGTGACGGATGGCGTGAGGCGGCGGGCGACTACGGCGTCGAGGGATCGTTCCGCAGTGTCGCCGACATCGTCTCGCCCGAGTCGCTCACGAAGGTCCGCGAGCACAAGAAGGCCATGAAGGCGGCGGCGAAGACGAAATAG
- a CDS encoding glutamyl-tRNA reductase translates to MLLVVTASHKTASFELLERLSRTPEDVASTVVDMASCVQGAVVLATCNRFEAYVEMDEPVTAAGAIGVEAVLEAVESSTGIRAEELEGAYEVHAGRRVAEHLFSVASGLESVVSGEGEIAGQVRRALKSARKEGTTSPELERLFQRASQAQRKVKNVTALGRAGRSLVRLALELADSRVVDWSTERVLLVGTGAYAAVTLATLRERGAVNISVYSPSGRAEKFAAKHGIRPVAEADYARVASRSSLLITCTTATAPVLTPEHLHAPTGIAVEGCPVASHSQLVVDLGMPRNVDPAVAALEGVALLDLETISLHAPLEELQATDAARSVVREAAETFHVVGSRQSVTPSVVALRSHMFGLLEAEISRARARGDEDGRVEQALRHLTGVLLHTPTTRAHELAATGRADEFAAALSTLYGIDQHGIDRAQAVSDDAATA, encoded by the coding sequence GTGCTGCTGGTTGTCACGGCGAGTCACAAGACCGCCTCCTTCGAATTGCTCGAACGACTGAGCCGCACCCCCGAAGACGTCGCCTCCACCGTGGTGGACATGGCGTCCTGCGTGCAGGGTGCGGTCGTTCTGGCTACCTGCAACCGCTTCGAGGCCTACGTCGAGATGGACGAACCGGTCACCGCAGCGGGTGCGATCGGTGTCGAGGCCGTGCTGGAGGCCGTCGAATCGTCGACCGGCATCCGCGCCGAGGAACTCGAGGGCGCCTACGAGGTGCACGCCGGTCGCCGCGTGGCCGAGCACCTCTTCTCGGTCGCCTCCGGCCTCGAATCCGTCGTCTCCGGCGAGGGCGAGATCGCCGGCCAGGTGCGCCGTGCACTCAAGTCCGCTCGCAAGGAGGGCACCACCTCCCCCGAGCTGGAGCGCCTGTTCCAGCGGGCGAGCCAGGCCCAGCGCAAGGTCAAGAACGTCACGGCGCTCGGCCGCGCCGGCCGTTCGCTCGTGCGCCTCGCACTCGAGCTCGCCGACAGCCGCGTCGTCGACTGGTCGACCGAGCGGGTGCTGCTGGTGGGCACCGGCGCCTACGCCGCGGTCACGCTTGCGACGCTGCGCGAGCGGGGTGCCGTCAACATCTCGGTGTACTCGCCGTCGGGGCGAGCCGAGAAGTTCGCGGCGAAGCACGGCATCCGCCCCGTCGCCGAGGCCGACTACGCGCGGGTCGCATCGCGCTCGAGCCTGCTGATCACCTGCACCACCGCGACCGCACCCGTGCTGACACCCGAGCACCTGCACGCCCCCACCGGCATCGCGGTCGAGGGATGCCCCGTGGCATCGCACAGCCAGCTCGTCGTCGACCTCGGGATGCCCCGCAACGTCGACCCCGCCGTGGCCGCCCTCGAAGGGGTCGCCCTCCTCGACCTCGAGACGATCAGCCTGCACGCACCGCTCGAAGAGCTGCAGGCGACGGATGCGGCCCGCTCGGTCGTGCGCGAGGCCGCCGAGACCTTCCACGTCGTCGGCAGCCGACAGAGCGTCACCCCCTCGGTGGTGGCACTGCGGTCGCACATGTTCGGTCTTCTCGAGGCCGAGATCTCCCGGGCCCGCGCCCGGGGCGACGAGGACGGACGTGTCGAGCAGGCGCTCCGACACCTGACCGGCGTCCTGCTGCACACCCCCACGACGCGGGCGCACGAGCTGGCCGCCACCGGCCGCGCGGACGAGTTCGCGGCGGCACTGTCGACCCTGTACGGGATCGACCAGCACGGGATCGACCGGGCCCAGGCCGTGTCTGACGACGCCGCGACCGCCTGA
- the hemE gene encoding uroporphyrinogen decarboxylase — protein sequence MALSDAPLLRALTGPRPEHAPVWFMRQAGRSLPEYRELRVGTRMLDACLTPDLAAEITLQPVRRHGVDAAVFFSDIVIPLRLAGVDVEIEPGRGPVFANPVRSAADVDRLTAIDPLSLDGTAIAEAVGIVTAELGDTPLIGFAGAPFTLAAYLVEGGPSKEHLRARAMMHADPDSWNRLAGWLALVSRRFLEIQRDAGASVVQLFDSWAGSLSTSDYRRFVAPHSRVALDAIGVPSIHFGVGTGPFLQDMRLGGIADAVGVDWRLPLDEAAGILGPDVTVQGNIDPALLGAPWPVLEAHVRDVVERGRAARGHIVNLGHGVPPETDPDQLTRIVELVHSI from the coding sequence ATGGCTCTCTCCGACGCTCCGCTGCTGCGCGCCCTCACCGGCCCCCGCCCCGAGCACGCCCCCGTCTGGTTCATGCGACAGGCCGGACGATCGCTGCCCGAGTACCGCGAACTGCGCGTCGGCACGCGGATGCTGGACGCCTGCCTCACCCCCGATCTCGCGGCGGAGATCACGCTGCAGCCGGTGCGCCGCCACGGCGTGGACGCCGCGGTGTTCTTCAGCGACATCGTGATCCCGCTGCGTCTCGCCGGGGTCGATGTCGAGATCGAGCCCGGCCGCGGACCGGTGTTCGCGAACCCCGTGCGCTCGGCCGCGGACGTCGATCGTCTCACCGCGATCGATCCGCTCTCGCTCGACGGCACGGCCATCGCCGAGGCCGTCGGCATCGTCACCGCCGAGCTCGGCGACACCCCGCTCATCGGCTTCGCGGGCGCGCCGTTCACGCTCGCCGCCTATCTCGTCGAGGGCGGCCCGTCGAAGGAGCACCTGCGCGCGAGGGCGATGATGCACGCCGACCCGGACTCCTGGAACCGGCTCGCCGGCTGGCTCGCCCTGGTCTCGCGTCGCTTCCTCGAGATCCAGCGCGACGCCGGAGCCTCCGTCGTCCAGCTTTTCGATTCGTGGGCGGGGTCGCTGAGCACCTCCGACTACCGGAGGTTCGTCGCTCCCCATTCGCGCGTGGCGCTCGACGCCATCGGCGTGCCGAGCATCCACTTCGGTGTGGGCACGGGGCCGTTCCTGCAGGACATGCGCCTCGGCGGCATCGCCGACGCGGTGGGGGTCGACTGGCGGCTTCCTCTCGACGAGGCGGCGGGGATCCTCGGACCCGACGTCACGGTGCAGGGCAACATCGACCCCGCGCTGCTCGGTGCGCCCTGGCCGGTGCTGGAGGCGCACGTGCGCGATGTGGTCGAGCGTGGGCGCGCGGCGCGCGGTCACATCGTGAACCTCGGACACGGCGTGCCGCCCGAGACCGACCCCGACCAGCTGACGCGCATCGTCGAGCTCGTCCATTCGATCTGA
- a CDS encoding metalloregulator ArsR/SmtB family transcription factor produces MADDASDIFSALAHPTRRQILQDLKEGELAAGEIASRFSSSGPTISRHLGVLRQAGLVTERRDANRILYSLVGERLALSVGDFLSTVCPEQIVLREVRKRGAGSSAHTPAEA; encoded by the coding sequence ATGGCAGATGACGCGTCGGACATCTTCTCGGCGTTGGCCCACCCGACGCGACGGCAGATCCTGCAGGATCTGAAGGAGGGTGAGCTGGCGGCGGGCGAGATCGCCTCGCGGTTCTCGTCGAGCGGCCCCACCATCTCGCGTCACCTGGGTGTGCTGCGCCAGGCGGGGCTCGTCACCGAGCGGCGCGACGCGAACCGCATCCTGTACTCGCTCGTGGGGGAGCGCCTGGCGCTGTCCGTCGGTGACTTCCTCTCGACGGTGTGCCCGGAGCAGATCGTGCTCCGCGAGGTGCGCAAGCGCGGCGCCGGGAGCAGCGCGCACACCCCCGCCGAGGCGTGA
- the hemG gene encoding protoporphyrinogen oxidase, with protein MTSKPAPANSESSRPEPVDLAARAATRHIVVVGGGVGGLIAARECVKVGMHVTLLEASDAVGGAIRRAELDGVVVDAGAESYATRGGRVRALLAELDLSDRIVAPAAGGAWLAGIPGVGAAPLPVGGILGIPGNPFQEDVRRVIGWSGAWRAYLDRIRPPLTIGHNQSLGRLVSSRMGAKVRDRLVAPVTTGVYSASPDDVDVDIAAPGLNAALTSVGSLSGAVQALREQGAARAAQAQVAAQAPGAAVEGLEGGMTVLVEALVADIEKLGGVVRTGARVTRIASSGDGWVVRADAADVGLKDGDATDADATAGLAEEATEQLDLAADGVVLATSEHAARRLLEAVAPELSLTTAADAPEIEIVTLLLAARALSGAPRGTGVLTVPGSHTAKALTHSSAKWDWVREAAGDRHLVRVSFGAQGEPAATAGLDDAAAARVALREASALLGVPLVESDLVDAHRARYVQSQPASIIGSGARREAARRTIQAVPGIAAVGAWLAGTGLAQVIPDAQEEADRLRRSLLWD; from the coding sequence ATGACCTCGAAGCCCGCGCCCGCGAACAGTGAGTCGTCCCGCCCCGAGCCCGTCGACCTGGCCGCCCGTGCCGCGACGCGGCACATCGTCGTGGTCGGCGGGGGCGTCGGCGGACTGATCGCGGCACGCGAATGCGTCAAGGTCGGCATGCACGTGACGCTGCTGGAGGCCTCGGATGCCGTCGGCGGTGCGATCCGGCGCGCGGAGCTCGACGGGGTCGTGGTCGATGCCGGCGCCGAGAGCTACGCGACGAGGGGCGGGCGGGTCCGCGCGCTGCTCGCCGAACTCGACCTCTCCGATCGCATCGTCGCCCCGGCGGCAGGAGGAGCCTGGCTGGCCGGCATCCCCGGAGTCGGCGCCGCTCCGCTTCCGGTCGGCGGGATCCTCGGCATCCCCGGCAACCCGTTCCAGGAAGACGTCCGCCGCGTCATCGGATGGTCGGGAGCGTGGCGGGCCTACCTCGACCGCATCCGCCCCCCTCTGACGATCGGCCACAACCAGAGCCTCGGCAGACTCGTCTCGTCGCGCATGGGGGCGAAGGTGCGCGATCGCCTCGTCGCCCCCGTCACGACCGGCGTCTACTCTGCGTCACCCGACGACGTCGACGTCGACATCGCCGCCCCCGGACTCAACGCGGCGCTCACGAGCGTCGGCTCGCTGTCGGGAGCCGTCCAGGCGCTCCGCGAGCAGGGTGCCGCGCGCGCCGCCCAGGCGCAGGTCGCGGCCCAGGCGCCCGGCGCCGCGGTGGAAGGGCTCGAGGGCGGGATGACGGTGCTCGTCGAGGCGCTCGTCGCCGACATCGAGAAGCTCGGCGGCGTCGTGCGCACCGGGGCCCGAGTGACGCGGATCGCGTCGTCGGGGGACGGCTGGGTCGTGCGCGCGGACGCCGCGGATGTCGGCCTGAAAGATGGCGACGCCACGGATGCCGACGCCACGGCGGGACTCGCCGAGGAGGCGACGGAGCAGCTCGACCTCGCGGCCGACGGGGTCGTGCTGGCCACGTCGGAGCACGCCGCGCGACGTCTTCTCGAGGCGGTCGCACCGGAGCTCTCCCTGACGACGGCGGCGGATGCCCCGGAGATCGAGATCGTGACGCTGCTGCTCGCCGCCCGGGCGCTCTCGGGCGCTCCACGCGGTACCGGTGTGCTGACCGTCCCGGGGAGCCACACCGCCAAGGCGCTCACCCATTCGAGCGCGAAGTGGGACTGGGTGCGCGAGGCCGCCGGCGACCGTCACCTGGTGCGCGTCTCCTTCGGCGCGCAGGGCGAGCCTGCTGCGACGGCCGGGCTCGATGACGCCGCCGCCGCCCGAGTCGCTCTGCGTGAGGCGTCGGCCCTGCTCGGGGTTCCGCTGGTGGAGAGCGATCTCGTCGACGCGCACCGAGCGCGCTACGTGCAGTCCCAACCCGCGTCGATCATCGGCTCCGGCGCTCGACGCGAGGCCGCACGCCGCACGATCCAGGCGGTGCCCGGCATCGCGGCGGTGGGGGCGTGGCTCGCCGGAACAGGTCTCGCGCAGGTTATCCCCGATGCGCAGGAGGAAGCGGATCGGCTGCGTCGATCGCTGCTCTGGGACTGA
- a CDS encoding phage holin family protein has protein sequence MPRGYRDRAEDSLLSLIGDLPELITSLVKAEINAAKAWVSRVAKDAGIGSVWFLVALFFLFWAVPVILVFAIAGLSSWWPVWLSALAVLGILILAVLLFALLGILKFRKVLARKNPVQAVGEDVRLVKEAGRDEL, from the coding sequence ATGCCCCGCGGATACCGCGATCGTGCAGAGGACAGCCTGCTGTCGCTGATCGGCGACCTCCCGGAGCTCATCACGAGCCTCGTCAAGGCCGAGATCAACGCGGCCAAGGCCTGGGTCTCGCGCGTCGCGAAGGATGCAGGCATCGGATCCGTCTGGTTCCTCGTCGCGCTGTTCTTCCTGTTCTGGGCCGTGCCGGTGATCCTGGTCTTCGCGATCGCCGGGTTGTCGTCGTGGTGGCCGGTCTGGCTGTCGGCGCTCGCCGTGCTCGGCATCCTGATCCTCGCCGTGCTGCTGTTCGCACTGCTCGGCATCCTGAAGTTCCGCAAGGTGCTCGCTCGGAAGAACCCCGTCCAGGCGGTGGGCGAGGACGTCCGACTCGTGAAGGAGGCCGGCCGTGACGAACTCTGA
- the hemQ gene encoding hydrogen peroxide-dependent heme synthase, producing MSDEREENPSGFTLWAVWRRNPDVPVTESDSTELETIVSYVEDSGVTVRGFYDVSGLKADADLLVWLHGDTAEGLQKALRRLRRTELLRTLLPVWNVMGVHRDAEFNRAHVPGFLRGVEPKDWLCLYPFVRTPEWYLAPEEERRKMLADHGRKGAAFTGVIANTVAAFALGDYEWILPLEADEVTELVDLMRDLRYTDARLYVKEEIPFYTGRRLRFDEIADVLQ from the coding sequence ATGTCCGATGAACGCGAAGAGAACCCGTCCGGCTTCACCCTCTGGGCGGTCTGGCGACGGAACCCCGATGTTCCGGTCACCGAATCCGATTCCACCGAACTCGAGACGATCGTCTCGTACGTCGAGGATTCCGGCGTCACGGTCCGCGGCTTCTACGACGTCTCCGGCCTGAAGGCCGACGCGGACCTGCTGGTCTGGCTGCACGGCGACACGGCGGAGGGCCTGCAGAAGGCGCTGCGTCGCCTGCGTCGCACGGAGCTGCTGCGCACCCTCCTCCCCGTCTGGAACGTGATGGGCGTGCACCGTGACGCGGAGTTCAACCGCGCGCACGTTCCCGGATTCCTCCGCGGGGTGGAGCCCAAGGACTGGCTGTGCCTGTACCCGTTCGTCCGCACGCCCGAGTGGTATCTCGCACCGGAGGAAGAGCGTCGCAAGATGCTCGCCGACCACGGTCGCAAGGGTGCCGCGTTCACGGGCGTCATCGCGAACACGGTCGCGGCCTTCGCGCTCGGCGACTACGAGTGGATCCTTCCGCTCGAGGCCGACGAGGTCACCGAGCTGGTCGACCTCATGCGGGACCTGCGGTACACGGATGCGCGTCTGTACGTGAAGGAGGAGATCCCCTTCTACACGGGACGTCGTCTCCGGTTCGACGAGATCGCAGACGTGCTGCAGTAA
- the hemC gene encoding hydroxymethylbilane synthase: MSILRTRTAPIRLGTRRSALAQAQSGHVAAALEKITGHPVELVPITSEGDTNRASLSEIGGQGIFATRLREALLAGECDFLVHSLKDLPTAIPDGLVIAATPRREDARDVAITRGGTPLHALRAGSRVGTGSPRRMAQVHRRAPHAEVVDIRGNVDSRLQRVASGELEAVILAAAGLSRLGSDSPLRREELGLAEWPTAPGQGSLAVETRTDAPADLLAALAELDDHDTRVAVTAERAVLEGLDAGCQAPMAAHAVVEGGDIRVRAVVYASDGGRRIGLDVTEPLNGEYIRRNGSGNGADAADGAPPMHAAREIGLSVAHRLLDQGAADLVSREHPSS, from the coding sequence ATGAGCATTCTTCGCACCAGGACCGCCCCGATCCGACTGGGGACTCGACGCAGCGCGCTGGCGCAGGCCCAGTCCGGTCACGTGGCCGCGGCTCTCGAGAAGATCACCGGGCATCCGGTCGAGCTCGTGCCGATCACCAGCGAGGGTGACACCAATCGTGCATCGCTGTCGGAGATCGGTGGACAGGGTATCTTCGCCACCCGTCTGCGCGAGGCGCTGCTCGCGGGGGAGTGCGACTTCCTCGTGCACTCGCTGAAGGACCTGCCGACCGCGATCCCGGACGGTCTCGTGATCGCGGCGACGCCCCGTCGCGAGGACGCCCGCGACGTGGCGATCACCCGCGGAGGCACACCGCTGCACGCGCTGCGTGCGGGCAGCCGAGTGGGCACGGGTTCGCCGCGTCGCATGGCGCAGGTGCACCGCCGGGCCCCGCATGCCGAGGTGGTCGACATCCGCGGCAACGTCGACTCGCGTCTGCAGCGGGTCGCGTCGGGGGAGCTCGAGGCCGTGATCCTCGCCGCCGCGGGCCTCTCGCGTCTGGGCTCCGATTCGCCGCTGCGGCGTGAGGAGCTCGGCCTCGCCGAGTGGCCGACCGCGCCCGGGCAGGGCTCGCTCGCGGTGGAGACCCGCACCGATGCTCCGGCCGACCTTCTGGCCGCGCTCGCCGAGCTGGACGATCACGACACCCGTGTGGCCGTGACCGCGGAGCGCGCCGTGCTCGAGGGACTGGACGCCGGATGCCAGGCTCCGATGGCCGCTCATGCGGTCGTCGAGGGAGGGGATATCCGCGTGCGGGCGGTCGTCTACGCCTCCGACGGGGGCCGTCGGATCGGGCTCGACGTCACCGAACCCCTGAACGGGGAGTATATTCGTCGGAACGGCAGCGGCAACGGAGCGGATGCTGCCGATGGTGCACCCCCGATGCACGCGGCACGCGAGATCGGGTTGTCTGTCGCCCATCGGCTGCTCGATCAAGGGGCGGCCGACCTCGTCTCCCGAGAGCATCCTTCATCATGA
- a CDS encoding uroporphyrinogen-III synthase, whose amino-acid sequence MTNTKQDRPLDGWRILVPRGGPWGDSVAASLRAQGAVPVVAPLINFAPTTDQAALDVALEQLAAGSYDWLTVTSATTVDVMFAHRAVVPRSTRIAAVGETTAAALQAVGYEVALVPEQDNSAEGMAEQLIALETQPRRILALRSEIAKPVLSVLLQEAGHDVDSVVAYRTVGVPVTDRIKRDVENGRINAILITSGSVAAQVREQFPEIPDDTLLAAIGPRTAKDADKAGLPITVVADTQTVDALIDAVSSFTLPHAADELAP is encoded by the coding sequence ATGACCAATACGAAGCAGGACCGACCGTTGGACGGCTGGCGCATCCTCGTTCCCCGTGGGGGCCCGTGGGGCGACAGCGTCGCCGCGAGCCTGCGCGCGCAGGGTGCTGTGCCCGTCGTCGCGCCGCTGATCAACTTCGCGCCGACGACCGACCAGGCGGCGCTGGACGTCGCCCTCGAGCAGCTCGCCGCCGGATCGTACGACTGGCTGACGGTCACGAGTGCGACGACCGTCGACGTCATGTTCGCGCACCGGGCGGTGGTGCCGCGCAGCACGCGGATCGCCGCTGTCGGCGAGACCACCGCGGCGGCGCTGCAGGCGGTCGGGTACGAGGTCGCGCTGGTTCCCGAGCAGGACAACTCGGCCGAGGGGATGGCGGAGCAGCTGATCGCTCTCGAGACGCAGCCGCGCCGCATCCTCGCCCTGCGCAGCGAGATCGCGAAACCCGTACTCAGTGTGCTGCTGCAGGAGGCGGGCCACGATGTCGACAGCGTGGTGGCGTACCGCACGGTCGGCGTTCCGGTGACCGATCGCATCAAGCGTGACGTCGAGAACGGCCGCATCAACGCGATCCTGATCACGAGCGGATCGGTCGCGGCACAGGTGCGCGAGCAGTTCCCCGAGATCCCCGACGACACGCTGCTGGCGGCCATCGGACCGCGCACGGCGAAGGATGCCGACAAGGCCGGCCTCCCGATCACGGTCGTCGCCGACACGCAGACCGTCGATGCGCTGATCGATGCCGTGTCGAGCTTCACCCTCCCGCACGCGGCGGATGAGCTCGCACCGTGA